From the genome of Gracilibacillus salitolerans, one region includes:
- a CDS encoding sensor histidine kinase encodes MKVFKEPMLYVNIWRFLNIAVLIHLWIILETTINSFILILLLLIMTSLRWRFPLPIWSVLVDAIMCLLFFPSTVIGYYGLALPIFELSLKKKGLFSLLFFAGVFFPSSPSNLLFWYYLQAFFFGTFSSITLENQEIYKLEADEQRRDRYELERIKNNLLEANQSVYQQAEIMERYRISRELHDHLGHDLTGASLALQAYEWIEDPKEAQKLIQEVRNRLERSTKSLRDTVHNMTPITLIGAEILENIVQNYQLVDIDFHKTGNMLLVSAHKWGLLEVCLKETLTNVSRHSNATKVKVDLQVTESIVRLSIQDNGIVKETSHTGSGLRGLRIRARSMGGSLSISQKDGFLVVCVIPIDKERLNT; translated from the coding sequence ATGAAGGTGTTCAAAGAACCAATGCTATATGTGAATATTTGGCGCTTTCTAAATATAGCTGTCTTAATTCATTTATGGATCATTTTGGAAACGACGATTAATTCTTTTATCCTGATCCTCCTTTTATTGATCATGACAAGTTTACGGTGGCGTTTTCCTTTACCGATTTGGTCAGTTTTAGTGGATGCTATTATGTGTCTGCTGTTTTTCCCAAGTACAGTTATTGGTTACTATGGGTTAGCACTGCCTATTTTTGAACTGTCTTTAAAGAAAAAAGGCTTATTTTCTCTTTTATTCTTTGCTGGGGTGTTTTTTCCTTCCTCTCCGTCAAACTTATTGTTTTGGTATTATCTGCAAGCATTCTTTTTTGGTACCTTTTCATCTATTACATTAGAAAATCAAGAAATATATAAATTAGAAGCAGATGAACAGCGCAGAGATAGATATGAGTTAGAAAGAATAAAGAATAACTTATTAGAAGCAAATCAATCGGTCTATCAACAGGCAGAAATAATGGAAAGATATCGGATATCAAGAGAACTTCACGATCATTTAGGACATGATTTAACAGGTGCATCACTCGCTTTACAGGCATATGAATGGATTGAGGACCCTAAAGAAGCACAGAAACTTATTCAAGAAGTCAGAAATCGTCTAGAGCGTAGTACGAAAAGCTTAAGAGATACCGTTCATAACATGACCCCAATTACATTAATCGGTGCTGAAATCTTAGAGAACATTGTGCAAAATTATCAACTGGTGGATATTGATTTTCATAAAACGGGCAACATGTTACTTGTTTCAGCTCATAAATGGGGACTGTTAGAGGTTTGCTTAAAAGAGACTTTAACGAATGTTTCCAGACATAGTAATGCTACAAAAGTTAAAGTAGATTTACAAGTAACAGAATCTATAGTGCGCCTATCCATTCAAGATAATGGTATAGTTAAGGAAACTAGTCATACAGGTAGTGGATTAAGAGGGTTACGAATTCGGGCTCGCTCGATGGGAGGAAGCTTATCTATTAGTCAAAAGGATGGGTTTTTAGTTGTTTGTGTCATTCCAATAGATAAAGAGAGGTTAAACACATGA